One genomic region from Marmota flaviventris isolate mMarFla1 chromosome 6, mMarFla1.hap1, whole genome shotgun sequence encodes:
- the LOC114083885 gene encoding LOW QUALITY PROTEIN: PRAME family member 12-like (The sequence of the model RefSeq protein was modified relative to this genomic sequence to represent the inferred CDS: substituted 1 base at 1 genomic stop codon) produces the protein MSNHSPPMLLELAGCILLSDKSRSILDLEDLPIELFPPFFVEAFSRGHTEVLKKMVQAWPFTCLPLGALMRKPQLDMLRVVLDGLDMLLALQDRPRRXKLQVLDLRMVPRNFWRTWSGDMVDACSPEDIKKNRTLKLGPVMAAKLPLKIFIDLCLTEGTLDEFLTLLFLWVTQRRDRLHLCCNRLKILAKPTSHTRKVLRLLQLDSVQKVEVHCTWAPSTLGSCALFLGQMRNLRKLLVSQVRMPAHTSPEKQEWLLSQLTSQFLRMDCLRKFCVDAVLLLEGHLEQVLRNLKTPLETLSITNCLLTDSDWNYLSRCPNTSQLRHLDLRYIKLTNFSPKPLKILLETVASTLNRLDLEACEIADSQLQAILPALSHCSQLRTLCFFRNRISMSVLRDLLCHTAGLSQLSIELYPAPLESYDAQGAIHRERCSQLCAELTALLKDLRQPKVLIFDTVPCPQCGHMFIYNQGLIHCFCPTAA, from the exons ATGAGCAACCACTCCCCACCCATGCTGCTGGAGCTGGCAGGGTGCATCCTACTGAGCGACAAGTCCAGGTCCATCCTGGATCTGGAGGACCTGCCCATAGAGCTCTTCCCACCATTCTTTGTGGAGGCCTTCAGCAGGGGACACACAGAGGTCTTGAAGAAAATGGTGCAGGCCTGGCCCTTCACATGCCTGCCCCTGGGGGCCCTGATGAGGAAGCCACAGCTGGATATGCTCCGAGTGGTACTGGATGGGCTGGACATGCTGCTTGCCCTGCAGGATCGCCCTAG GAGGTAGAAACTGCAGGTGCTGGATTTGCGGATGGTTCCAAGGAACTTCTGGAGGACGTGGTCTGGAGATATGGTCGATGCCTGTTCACCAGAGGACATTAAGAAAAATCGAACATTGAAACTTGGTCCAGTAATGGCAGCTAAGCTGCCCTTGAAGATTTTCATAGACTTGTGCCTCACAGAAGGGACCCTGGATGAATTCCTGACTCTCTTGTTCCTATGGGTCACACAGAGAAGGGACAGGCTGCACCTGTGTTGCAATAGGCTGAAGATCCTTGCAAAACCCACCAGCCACACCAGGAAGGTCCTGAGACTGTTGCAGCTGGACTCTGTCCAGAAGGTGGAAGTGCACTGCACCTGGGCGCCCTCCACCTTGGGTTCTTGTGCTCTTTTCTTGggccagatgaggaacctgaggaagCTGCTTGTCTCCCAGGTCCGCATGCCTGCCCACACCTCCCCAGAGAAGCAGGAGTGGCTGCTCTCCCAGCTCACCTCGCAGTTCCTCAGGATGGACTGCCTGCGGAAGTTCTGTGTGGATGCTGTCCTCCTCCTTGAGGGCCACCTGGAACAGGTGCTGAG GAACCTGAAGACCCCCCTGGAGACCCTCTCAATAACCAACTGCCTGCTCACAGATTCTGACTGGAATTATCTCTCCCGATGCCCAAACACCAGCCAGCTAAGGCACCTGGATCTGAGATACATCAAATTGACCAATTTCAGTCCAAAGCCACTCAAAATTCTGCTGGAGACTGTTGCCTCCACCCTGAACAGGTTGGACTTGGAAGCCTGTGAGATTGCGGACTCCCAGCTCCAAGCCATCCTGCCTGCCCTGAGCCATTGCTCTCAGCTCAGGACCTTGTGCTTTTTCCGGAATCGCATCTCTATGTCGGTCCTCAGGGACCTGCTCTGTCACACTGCCGGGCTGAGCCAGTTGAGCATAGAGCTAtaccctgcccctctggagagcTATGATGCCCAGGGTGCCATCCACCGAGAGAGATGTTCCCAACTCTGTGCTGAGCTCACAGCACTATTGAAGGACCTTAGGCAGCCAAAGGTCCTTATTTTCGATACTGTGCCCTGTCCTCAATGTGGCCacatgttcatctacaaccagGGCCTCATTCACTGTTTCTGTCCAACAGCTGCCTAG